A single genomic interval of Megalobrama amblycephala isolate DHTTF-2021 linkage group LG15, ASM1881202v1, whole genome shotgun sequence harbors:
- the wt1a gene encoding WT1 transcription factor a isoform X4, whose product MGSDVRDLNTLLPPVPSLPGGNGNCTLPVSSTPQWAPMLDFHTGAPYSSLAPHSFIKQEPSWGTADPHEDPHCGLSAFTVHFSGQFTGTGACRYGAFGAPTPSQPPSSQPRMFSNGPYLSNCMDSQPSSRNQGYGTVAFDGATNYGHTPSHHTSQFPNHSFKHEDPITQQSNMGDQQYPVPPPVYGCHTPSDSCTGSQALLLRNPYNSDNLYQMASQLECMAWNPVNPLASTIKSHAGGYESDPNTPMVYSCSTQYRIHTHGVFRGLQDVRRVPGITPAIVRSSETNEKRPFMCAYPGCNKRYFKLSHLQMHSRKHTGEKPYQCDFTDCGRRFSRSDQLKRHQRRHTGVKPFQCETCQRKFSRSDHLKTHTRTHTGEKPFNCRWPNCQKKFARSDELVRHHNMHQRNLTKLQLAI is encoded by the exons ATGGGTTCCGACGTACGTGACCTCAACACTCTACTCCCTCCCGTGCCCTCACTGCCTGGGGGGAACGGTAACTGCACCCTGCCCGTGAGCAGCACCCCGCAGTGGGCTCCTATGCTGGACTTTCACACCGGCGCACCCTACAGCTCGCTGGCCCCACACTCCTTCATCAAGCAGGAGCCCAGCTGGGGCACGGCCGACCCCCATGAAGACCCTCACTGTGGGCTGAGCGCCTTCACTGTGCACTTCTCTGGACAGTTCACTGGCACTGGGGCCTGCAGGTACGGAGCCTTCGGGGCCCCTACACCCAGCCAGCCCCCATCCAGCCAGCCCAGGATGTTCAGCAATGGCCCTTACCTGTCCAACTGCATGGACAGCCAGCCCAGCTCCAGAAATCAGG GTTACGGCACAGTTGCTTTTGATGGAGCCACAAACTACGGACACACGCCTTCCCACCACACCTCGCAGTTTCCCAACCATTCCTTCAAACACGAGGACCCCATCACGCAGCAAAGCAACATGG GTGACCAGCAGTATCCTGTCCCTCCTCCAGTATACGGCTGCCACACTCCTTCTGACAGCTGTACAGGAAGTCAGGCTCTGCTCCTGAGGAACCCATACAACAG CGATAATTTATATCAAATGGCGTCACAGTTGGAGTGCATGGCGTGGAATCCTGTCAACCCTTTGGCATCCACTATAAAAAG CCACGCAGGAGGGTATGAGAGTGACCCCAACACACCCATGGTCTACAGCTGCAGCACGCAGTATCGCATCCACACCCACGGTGTCTTCAGAGGCCTTCAG GATGTGCGGAGAGTACCGGGCATTACACCCGCCATTGTGCGTTCATCTGAGACCAACGAAAAAAGGCCGTTTATGTGCGCCTACCCGGGCTGTAACAAAAGATACTTTAAACTTTCTCACTTACAGATGCACAGCCGTAAACACACAG GGGAGAAACCCTATCAGTGTGACTTCACAGACTGCGGTCGCAGGTTCTCCAGATCAGACCAGCTAAAACGACACCAGAGAAGACACACAG gcGTTAAGCCATTCCAGTGTGAAACCTGTCAGAGAAAGTTCTCACGGTCAGACCACCTTAAGACCCACACCCGGACACATACAG gtgAGAAACCCTTCAACTGCAGATGGCCAAACTGTCAGAAGAAGTTTGCCAGGTCTGATGAGCTTGTCCGGCACCACAATATGCACCAGAGGAATCTGACGAAGCTGCAGCTGGCCATCTGA
- the wt1a gene encoding WT1 transcription factor a isoform X1 — MGSDVRDLNTLLPPVPSLPGGNGNCTLPVSSTPQWAPMLDFHTGAPYSSLAPHSFIKQEPSWGTADPHEDPHCGLSAFTVHFSGQFTGTGACRYGAFGAPTPSQPPSSQPRMFSNGPYLSNCMDSQPSSRNQGYGTVAFDGATNYGHTPSHHTSQFPNHSFKHEDPITQQSNMGDQQYPVPPPVYGCHTPSDSCTGSQALLLRNPYNSSDNLYQMASQLECMAWNPVNPLASTIKSHAGGYESDPNTPMVYSCSTQYRIHTHGVFRGLQDVRRVPGITPAIVRSSETNEKRPFMCAYPGCNKRYFKLSHLQMHSRKHTGEKPYQCDFTDCGRRFSRSDQLKRHQRRHTGVKPFQCETCQRKFSRSDHLKTHTRTHTGKTSEKPFNCRWPNCQKKFARSDELVRHHNMHQRNLTKLQLAI, encoded by the exons ATGGGTTCCGACGTACGTGACCTCAACACTCTACTCCCTCCCGTGCCCTCACTGCCTGGGGGGAACGGTAACTGCACCCTGCCCGTGAGCAGCACCCCGCAGTGGGCTCCTATGCTGGACTTTCACACCGGCGCACCCTACAGCTCGCTGGCCCCACACTCCTTCATCAAGCAGGAGCCCAGCTGGGGCACGGCCGACCCCCATGAAGACCCTCACTGTGGGCTGAGCGCCTTCACTGTGCACTTCTCTGGACAGTTCACTGGCACTGGGGCCTGCAGGTACGGAGCCTTCGGGGCCCCTACACCCAGCCAGCCCCCATCCAGCCAGCCCAGGATGTTCAGCAATGGCCCTTACCTGTCCAACTGCATGGACAGCCAGCCCAGCTCCAGAAATCAGG GTTACGGCACAGTTGCTTTTGATGGAGCCACAAACTACGGACACACGCCTTCCCACCACACCTCGCAGTTTCCCAACCATTCCTTCAAACACGAGGACCCCATCACGCAGCAAAGCAACATGG GTGACCAGCAGTATCCTGTCCCTCCTCCAGTATACGGCTGCCACACTCCTTCTGACAGCTGTACAGGAAGTCAGGCTCTGCTCCTGAGGAACCCATACAACAG CAGCGATAATTTATATCAAATGGCGTCACAGTTGGAGTGCATGGCGTGGAATCCTGTCAACCCTTTGGCATCCACTATAAAAAG CCACGCAGGAGGGTATGAGAGTGACCCCAACACACCCATGGTCTACAGCTGCAGCACGCAGTATCGCATCCACACCCACGGTGTCTTCAGAGGCCTTCAG GATGTGCGGAGAGTACCGGGCATTACACCCGCCATTGTGCGTTCATCTGAGACCAACGAAAAAAGGCCGTTTATGTGCGCCTACCCGGGCTGTAACAAAAGATACTTTAAACTTTCTCACTTACAGATGCACAGCCGTAAACACACAG GGGAGAAACCCTATCAGTGTGACTTCACAGACTGCGGTCGCAGGTTCTCCAGATCAGACCAGCTAAAACGACACCAGAGAAGACACACAG gcGTTAAGCCATTCCAGTGTGAAACCTGTCAGAGAAAGTTCTCACGGTCAGACCACCTTAAGACCCACACCCGGACACATACAGGTAAAACAA gtgAGAAACCCTTCAACTGCAGATGGCCAAACTGTCAGAAGAAGTTTGCCAGGTCTGATGAGCTTGTCCGGCACCACAATATGCACCAGAGGAATCTGACGAAGCTGCAGCTGGCCATCTGA
- the wt1a gene encoding WT1 transcription factor a isoform X3, with amino-acid sequence MGSDVRDLNTLLPPVPSLPGGNGNCTLPVSSTPQWAPMLDFHTGAPYSSLAPHSFIKQEPSWGTADPHEDPHCGLSAFTVHFSGQFTGTGACRYGAFGAPTPSQPPSSQPRMFSNGPYLSNCMDSQPSSRNQGYGTVAFDGATNYGHTPSHHTSQFPNHSFKHEDPITQQSNMGDQQYPVPPPVYGCHTPSDSCTGSQALLLRNPYNSSDNLYQMASQLECMAWNPVNPLASTIKSHAGGYESDPNTPMVYSCSTQYRIHTHGVFRGLQDVRRVPGITPAIVRSSETNEKRPFMCAYPGCNKRYFKLSHLQMHSRKHTGEKPYQCDFTDCGRRFSRSDQLKRHQRRHTGVKPFQCETCQRKFSRSDHLKTHTRTHTGEKPFNCRWPNCQKKFARSDELVRHHNMHQRNLTKLQLAI; translated from the exons ATGGGTTCCGACGTACGTGACCTCAACACTCTACTCCCTCCCGTGCCCTCACTGCCTGGGGGGAACGGTAACTGCACCCTGCCCGTGAGCAGCACCCCGCAGTGGGCTCCTATGCTGGACTTTCACACCGGCGCACCCTACAGCTCGCTGGCCCCACACTCCTTCATCAAGCAGGAGCCCAGCTGGGGCACGGCCGACCCCCATGAAGACCCTCACTGTGGGCTGAGCGCCTTCACTGTGCACTTCTCTGGACAGTTCACTGGCACTGGGGCCTGCAGGTACGGAGCCTTCGGGGCCCCTACACCCAGCCAGCCCCCATCCAGCCAGCCCAGGATGTTCAGCAATGGCCCTTACCTGTCCAACTGCATGGACAGCCAGCCCAGCTCCAGAAATCAGG GTTACGGCACAGTTGCTTTTGATGGAGCCACAAACTACGGACACACGCCTTCCCACCACACCTCGCAGTTTCCCAACCATTCCTTCAAACACGAGGACCCCATCACGCAGCAAAGCAACATGG GTGACCAGCAGTATCCTGTCCCTCCTCCAGTATACGGCTGCCACACTCCTTCTGACAGCTGTACAGGAAGTCAGGCTCTGCTCCTGAGGAACCCATACAACAG CAGCGATAATTTATATCAAATGGCGTCACAGTTGGAGTGCATGGCGTGGAATCCTGTCAACCCTTTGGCATCCACTATAAAAAG CCACGCAGGAGGGTATGAGAGTGACCCCAACACACCCATGGTCTACAGCTGCAGCACGCAGTATCGCATCCACACCCACGGTGTCTTCAGAGGCCTTCAG GATGTGCGGAGAGTACCGGGCATTACACCCGCCATTGTGCGTTCATCTGAGACCAACGAAAAAAGGCCGTTTATGTGCGCCTACCCGGGCTGTAACAAAAGATACTTTAAACTTTCTCACTTACAGATGCACAGCCGTAAACACACAG GGGAGAAACCCTATCAGTGTGACTTCACAGACTGCGGTCGCAGGTTCTCCAGATCAGACCAGCTAAAACGACACCAGAGAAGACACACAG gcGTTAAGCCATTCCAGTGTGAAACCTGTCAGAGAAAGTTCTCACGGTCAGACCACCTTAAGACCCACACCCGGACACATACAG gtgAGAAACCCTTCAACTGCAGATGGCCAAACTGTCAGAAGAAGTTTGCCAGGTCTGATGAGCTTGTCCGGCACCACAATATGCACCAGAGGAATCTGACGAAGCTGCAGCTGGCCATCTGA
- the wt1a gene encoding WT1 transcription factor a isoform X2: protein MGSDVRDLNTLLPPVPSLPGGNGNCTLPVSSTPQWAPMLDFHTGAPYSSLAPHSFIKQEPSWGTADPHEDPHCGLSAFTVHFSGQFTGTGACRYGAFGAPTPSQPPSSQPRMFSNGPYLSNCMDSQPSSRNQGYGTVAFDGATNYGHTPSHHTSQFPNHSFKHEDPITQQSNMGDQQYPVPPPVYGCHTPSDSCTGSQALLLRNPYNSDNLYQMASQLECMAWNPVNPLASTIKSHAGGYESDPNTPMVYSCSTQYRIHTHGVFRGLQDVRRVPGITPAIVRSSETNEKRPFMCAYPGCNKRYFKLSHLQMHSRKHTGEKPYQCDFTDCGRRFSRSDQLKRHQRRHTGVKPFQCETCQRKFSRSDHLKTHTRTHTGKTSEKPFNCRWPNCQKKFARSDELVRHHNMHQRNLTKLQLAI from the exons ATGGGTTCCGACGTACGTGACCTCAACACTCTACTCCCTCCCGTGCCCTCACTGCCTGGGGGGAACGGTAACTGCACCCTGCCCGTGAGCAGCACCCCGCAGTGGGCTCCTATGCTGGACTTTCACACCGGCGCACCCTACAGCTCGCTGGCCCCACACTCCTTCATCAAGCAGGAGCCCAGCTGGGGCACGGCCGACCCCCATGAAGACCCTCACTGTGGGCTGAGCGCCTTCACTGTGCACTTCTCTGGACAGTTCACTGGCACTGGGGCCTGCAGGTACGGAGCCTTCGGGGCCCCTACACCCAGCCAGCCCCCATCCAGCCAGCCCAGGATGTTCAGCAATGGCCCTTACCTGTCCAACTGCATGGACAGCCAGCCCAGCTCCAGAAATCAGG GTTACGGCACAGTTGCTTTTGATGGAGCCACAAACTACGGACACACGCCTTCCCACCACACCTCGCAGTTTCCCAACCATTCCTTCAAACACGAGGACCCCATCACGCAGCAAAGCAACATGG GTGACCAGCAGTATCCTGTCCCTCCTCCAGTATACGGCTGCCACACTCCTTCTGACAGCTGTACAGGAAGTCAGGCTCTGCTCCTGAGGAACCCATACAACAG CGATAATTTATATCAAATGGCGTCACAGTTGGAGTGCATGGCGTGGAATCCTGTCAACCCTTTGGCATCCACTATAAAAAG CCACGCAGGAGGGTATGAGAGTGACCCCAACACACCCATGGTCTACAGCTGCAGCACGCAGTATCGCATCCACACCCACGGTGTCTTCAGAGGCCTTCAG GATGTGCGGAGAGTACCGGGCATTACACCCGCCATTGTGCGTTCATCTGAGACCAACGAAAAAAGGCCGTTTATGTGCGCCTACCCGGGCTGTAACAAAAGATACTTTAAACTTTCTCACTTACAGATGCACAGCCGTAAACACACAG GGGAGAAACCCTATCAGTGTGACTTCACAGACTGCGGTCGCAGGTTCTCCAGATCAGACCAGCTAAAACGACACCAGAGAAGACACACAG gcGTTAAGCCATTCCAGTGTGAAACCTGTCAGAGAAAGTTCTCACGGTCAGACCACCTTAAGACCCACACCCGGACACATACAGGTAAAACAA gtgAGAAACCCTTCAACTGCAGATGGCCAAACTGTCAGAAGAAGTTTGCCAGGTCTGATGAGCTTGTCCGGCACCACAATATGCACCAGAGGAATCTGACGAAGCTGCAGCTGGCCATCTGA